GATCGGAGGCGGCAGTGGCAGAGGCGCAGGAACGATTGTCCGCGTTGTCGATTCAAGTCGGTACGGTTGCTGCCCAGGGCCCGGGCGTGACCTTGGTCGTCGACGACCCGAATTCGGGCGTCGGGTCCGAGGTGTTGCTCGACGCCATGCAGGAGTTGCGTGCCGCCGGTGCCGAAGCACTCCAGATCGAGGGTGGCGGTAGTGCCGTCCGCATCGGCGTCGATTCGTGGATCGCGGGGCCTGCCGGTCGAGTGGTGGTCGACGGCCGCGAACTGCGAGCCCCGTACACGTTCACGGCAATCGGAGACTCGCCCACGCTGGCGTCGGCGTTGAACATCCCCGGGGGCGTGGTGGACACCGTCACGCGCAACGGGGCGTCCTCGAACATCACGCAGTCGGACCAGGTCACGGTCTCCGCCTTGCGGGATCCGCGCCCGCGTCAATACGCTCAGCCAGGTAACTGACTGCCCGACCGCCCGGGCCACGATCGAAGGGAATGCCGCGTTGAGCGACATCGACACACCAGCTGATCTGTACTACACGCCCGAGCACGAGTGGGTGCAGCGCACAGGCCCGGCGGCAGTGCGAATCGGTATCACCGATTTCGCGCAGTCTCAGCTGGGGGACGTGGTGTTCGTTCAGCTTCCGGCTGTCGGCGACACCGTCACCGCGGGTGAGTCTCTCGGAGAAGTCGAGTCGACCAAGAGTGTGTCCGACGTGTTCAGCCCGTTGACTGCGAAAGTGATTGGCGTGAACCAGGATTTGGACGGCGAACCGGAGAAGGTGAATTCGGGACCGTACACCGGGGGCTGGCTGATCGACCTGGAGGTTTCGTCGCCGGAGGAGTTGGACGCGGCACTGGCGCAGATGCTCGACGCTGCCGGATATGCTCTCATCACGGCCGAGTGATCGGCCGGCTGTCGACACCTGCCAACCGGCCACACGGTCCACACTGCGCAGGGTACGGTCGACACCGAGCGAATACCCTGTCGGGGCGAAGGTCCAGCAAGCTGTACAGACGTAAATAGAACCAGGCGCAACGCAATACCAGATGTGAAGACCATGTACTGCGTTACCCGCGGCGTCTACTGCCCGGGTGAACGGACTGAGAAGGAGTAACGGTGAGCCAGAACGACAACGACAGCAACTACGGGGAGTCGCCGGCAGAGACCACCTCGGTCTTCCGTGCAGATTTCCTCCAGGAGCTGGACAACTCCGCGGCCGCCCAGAGCACCGAAGCTCCGGTCTCGGGTGTCGAGGGGCTGCCTGTCGGTGCCGCTCTGCTCGTCGTCAAGCGCGGCCCCAATGCCGGATCGCGGTTTCTGCTCGACCAGCCGACCACCTCCGCCGGACGGCATCCCGACAGCGACATCTTCCTGGACGACGTCACAGTCAGTCGTCGGCACGCCGAGTTCCGGCAGGACGAGGACGACTTCCAGGTCGTCGACGTCGGCAGCCTCAACGGCACCTACGTCAACCGGGAGCCGGTCGACTCCGCAGTTCTGGCCAACGGCGACGAGGTGCAGATCGGTAAGTTCCGGTTGGTGTTCCTGACCGGGCCGCGGGGCGGCAACGGATCTCAGGTCGGCGACGCGTCTGCGGGTGCAGGAAGCCAGTGACCGCCGTCGGGCAGCAGTCCAACGGGGGGATGTCGATTGGCTCCGTCCTCGATCGACTTCGGCCCGACTTTCCGGATGTGACGATCTCGAAGATCAGATTTCTCGAAGCCGAGGGTCTGATCTCTCCGGAACGTACGCCGTCGGGATACCGGCGGTTTTCCATTGCAGACTGCGAACGGCTCCGATTCGTTCTGACCGCCCAGCGTGACCAGTACCTGCCGCTCAAGGTGATCAAGGAGCAACTCGAAGCTATCGATCACGGTGTTGCGACTGTCGAGCGAGCCGACGCATCGGTCAAACGGCCGCGGTCTCTGACGCTCGCCGCGGGCGAGGTGTCGCCCGAGGAGTTCTTGCCGGACCGAGAGGTGCGGATCAGCAAAGCAGACCTCCTGGCGCAGGCCGGTATCGACGACGCGTTCCTGACCGAGTTGCTGCGGAGCGGGTTGATCACTCCCGGGCAGGCCGGTTTCTACGACGACGGAGCCGTGACGCTTGCACGCACGGCACACGCGATGTTGCAGTTCGGTCTCGAAGTGCGTCATCTGCGTGCCTTCAAACTCGCGGCGGACCGCGAGGCCGGTTTGGTTGCACAGATTGCCGGACCGGTCGCCAAGGGCCGCGACGCCGGCGCGCGTGATCGCGCGGAAGAAATGATTCGGGAGCTCGCGGCGTTGTCGTTGACGTTGCACACCTGTCTGGTCAAAGCGGCGGTGCGCGGTGCACTCGACCGGTAAGGCTCGCTCGCGTCGGATCGACTTCCAATAGACTCGGCTGCGACGAGCTGAACGAGCGAAGTGCAGCCCGGATTTCTCGAGGTGAGAGGCAGACACGATGAGTGAGATGCGTGTGGTCGGTATTCGTGTCGAACAGCCGCAGAATCAGCCCGTGCTGCTGCTGCGTGAGGCCGATGGTGATCGGTACCTGCCGATCTGGATCGGTCAAACCGAGGCTGCTGCAATTGCTTTGGAGCAACAAGGGGTCCAGCCTGCCCGACCGCTCACCCACGATCTCGTCAAGAACCTGATCTCGGCGTTGGGTCGCGAGCTCAAGGAAGTGCGCATCGTGGACCTTCAGGAGGGCACCTTCTACGCCGATCTCGTGTTCGACAAAGACGTCCGAGTTTCTGCTCGTCCGTCGGATTCCGTCGCCATTGCACTGCGAGCCGGGGTACCGATCTTTGCCGAGGAACCCGTGTTGGCCGAGGCCGGCTTGATCATGCCCGACGAGCGTGAGGACGAGGTCGAGAAGTTCAAGGAGTTCCTCGAATCGGTGTCGCCGGACGACTTCAAGGCCACCGACGGGTAACAGAAGAGTCTCAACCTCAACTTTAGGTTCAGGTTTACGGCGCGTTGCGTTGAATCTGCGCGGTTGCCCCCATAACGTTCGTGCCAGTGAAGTTCATCGCCGTCGCTGGTCGGATTCGGTGCAGTTTCGCGCCTCTCGCAGACCTGGCGAGGCGTACTCTGGCCTGGTACACGGTATGACTTCACGCGAGTACACCGAGGCGTTCAGGTGCCCCGGACGGATCGCAGTACTGACTCGATCCGAACGCAGTGAGACATCCGAGAGGGAGCAGTCAGTGGGAGATCAGCCGCAGCAGCATCACGGCAGTCGAGAGTCCGAAGCCGCAGGCCGGACCGAGGACGCGTCCGTCTCCGATGCTCGGGTCGACACCCCCGACCAGGCGTCGAACGGCCGGGTCGACACGCCTCAGGACATTCAGCCGGGATTGTTCCCCGATGATTCGGTGCCGGACGAGCTCGTGGGTTACCGAGTGCCCAGTGCCTGCCAGATCGCCGGCATCACCTACCGTCAGCTCGACTACTGGGCCCGCACCGGGTTGGTCGTCCCGTCCATTCGCGGCGCAGCAGGCTCAGGCAGTCAGCGGCTGTACTCGTTCAAGGACATGCTGGTTCTGAAGATCGTCAAGCGACTGCTCGATACCGGTATCTCGTTGCAGAACATCCGCGTCGCCGTCGATCACCTGCGCCAGCGCGGGGTGGGCGACCTCGCCAACATCACCTTGTTCTCGGACGGCACGACCGTGTACGAGTGCACGTCCGCCGAAGAGGTGGTCGACCTCTTGCAGGGCGGTCAGGGAGTGTTCGGTATCGCCGTGAACGGCGCGATGCGCGAGCTCACCGGCACCATCGCCGACTTCCCGGCCGAACGAGCCGATGGCGGTGAAAGCCAGCCGAGTCCCGAGGACGAGCTGGCCTCACGCCGCAAGAATCGCGCGAGCCGCAAGACCGGCTAGACTTTCCTCGTCGCGCCCGTGCGGGAGAGTTCCGAGGCAGCCAGTCTCGGACGCCGAAGGAGCAATACCTCCCCGTCAATCTCTCAGGCACACGGACCGTGTGGGCTTCGACAACTCTGGAAAGTGGTGGGAGTACCCACCCGCCCAAGGGGAAAGGTGCCGGCGCAGTCGACATGACGCGCCGTGTCCGACCGAATCTCTCAGGCGCACGCGTCAGCGGGCACACGACAGAGGGGGAGGAGCGGCCGGCGCGTATGCCTCGGTCGTCCGACGCCTCGTCTTTCCGGCACCTGGGAGAACATCGTGACCGACCGAACTGCCTCGTCCGCACACACTTTCGTCGATCGACACATCGGGCCCGACGCGACCGAACTGGTTCGCATCCTCCACACCATCGGCGTCGACGACCTGGACGAGCTGGCCCGTAAAGCAGTGCCGTCCTCGATCCTCGACACCGTGGTCGACGGCGTGCCCGACGGATTGGCGACGCTCCCGCAGGCGTTGAGTGAGCACGAGGTACTGGCTGCATTGGCCGACCTCGCCGGCCAGAACACCGTCGCGACGTCCATGATCGGCCTGGGTTACTACGACACACTCACTCCACCGGTGCTGACCCGAGGGATCTTGGAGAACCCGGCCTGGTACACCGCGTACACGCCGTACCAACCCGAAATCAGCCAGGGTCGGCTCGAGGCGTTGCTGAACTTCCAGACCATGGTCTCCGATCTCACGGGCATGGATGTGGCCAATGCGTCGATGCTCGACGAGTCCACTGCGGCAGCCGAATCCATGACTCTGATGCGACGCGCGAACAGAGCGTCGAAGTCGCCCCGGCTGCTCGTCGATTCCGACATCTTCCCGCAGACGGCTGCCGTTCTCGCCACTCGTGCCGAGCCGCTCGGCATCGAGCTGGTGTACGCCGATCTGGCCGACGGCCTGCCGGACGGAGAGTTCTTCGGGGTGTTGACCCAGCTGCCCGGTGCGTCCGGCCGACTGGTCGACCACACAGCCACCATCGAGTCCGCGCACGAGCGGGGTGCGTTGGTGGCCGTGGGCGTGGACCTGCTGGCGGCCACCGTCGTGACTCCGCCCGGTGAGATCGGCGCGGACGTCTGCTTCGGCACCACCCAGAGGTTCGGGGTTCCGATGGGATACGGCGGGCCGCACGCCGGGTACCTGGCGGTGCGTTCCGGTCATTCTCGTCAGCTCCCCGGACGACTCGTCGGGGTTTCGCTCGACGCGGACGGCCACCGGGCCTACCGATTGGCGCTGCAGACCCGCGAGCAGCACATCCGCCGCGAGAAGGCGACGTCGAACATCTGTACCGCTCAGGTCCTGCTGGCCATCGTTGCCGCGATGTACGCCAGTTACCACGGCGCAGACGGGTTGCGCGCCATAGCAACTCGGGTCAACATGCACGCTCGATCCCTGGCTGCCGGCCTGCAGGAGGCAGGCGTCGAGGTGGTGCACACCGACTTCTTCGATACCGTCCTCGTGGCGGTTCCCGGTCGGGCAAAGGCCGTCACCGACGATGCCAAGCAGCGCGGGATCAATGTCAGACTGGTCGATGCCGATCACGTCGCAGTCGCGTGCGACGAGGCGACGTCGTCCGACACGATCGCAGGAGTGCTCGCTGCGTTCGGTGCCGAGCCCGCCGGGTCCGGTGCCGAGTCGGTGCCGGCGAACATGGCTCGCACGTCGGACTACCTCACGCATCCGGCCTTCACTCGGTACCGCACCGAGACGGCGATGCTTCGTTACCTGCGCGCGCTGTCCGACAAGGACATTGCGCTCGACCGGAGCATGATCCCGCTGGGCTCCTGCACGATGAAATTGAACGCTACCGCGGAGATGGAATCGATCACCTGGCCGCAGTTCGCCCGCCAACACCCCTTCGCTCCGTCTTCGGACGTACCCGGCCTGCTGCGCGTGATCGACGACCTCGAACGGTGGCTCGTCGACATCACCGGCTACGACGCAGTGAGTCTGCAGCCGAACGCGGGAAGTCAGGGCGAGTACGCGGGTCTGCTGGCCATTCGTCGGTACCACCTCGCCAACGGCGACGCCGAGCGCGTCGTGTGTCTGATCCCGTCGAGCGCCCACGGCACCAACGCGGCGTCGGCCGTGATGGTGGGCATGCGTGTCGTGGTCGTTGCCTGCCGCCCGAACGGCGACGTCGATGTCGACGACCTGCGCGCCAAGATCGCCGAGCACGCCGACACGCTCGCCGCGATCATGATCACGTACCCCTCCACACACGGCGTCTACGAACACGAGATCTCCGAGATCTGTGCGGCGGTGCACGACGCGGGCGGCCAGGTGTACGTCGACGGTGCCAACCTCAACGCCCTTGTCGGACTCGCACGCCCCGGCCGGTTCGGTGGCGACGTCAGCCACCTGAACCTGCACAAGACGTTCTGCATCCCACACGGTGGCGGCGGGCCAGGAGTGGGACCCATCGGTGTTCGATCGCACCTGCAGCCCCACCTGCCGGGCCATCCGTTTGCCCCGCAGCTCGGTTCGGGACCGACGGTGTCCGGAGCCCCGTACGGCAGCGCTTCGATCCTGACGATCACATGGGCGTACATCGCGATGATGGGCGCGACGGGACTCCGGCAGGCGACGTTGACGGCGATCGCGTCGGCCAACTACATCGCTCGCCGCCTCGACGAGTACTTCCCGGTGCTCTACACCGGTGACAACGGCATGGTCGCCCACGAGTGCATTCTCGATCTGCGAGGTCTGACGAAGGACACCGGCGTCACCGTCGACGATGTGGCGAAGAGACTGGCGGACTACGGATTCCACGCGCCGACGATGAGCTTCCCGGTTCCCGGAACCCTGATGGTGGAGCCCACCGAGAGCGAGAACCTCGAGGAGATCGATGCGTTCTGCGATGCGATGATCGCAATCAGAGCCGAGATCGATCGCGTTGGATCCGGCGAATGGACCGTGGACGACAACCCGCTTCGGGGAGCGCCCCACACTGCCCAGTGTCTGGTAGCGGACTGGGATCACCCGTATTCACGGGAGCTGGCGGCCTACCCTGCCGGTTACGACCGTCCGAAGGTGTGGCCGGCGGTGCGGCGCATCGACGGCGCACACGGCGACCGCAATTTGGTGTGCTCGTGCCCGCCGATCGAGGCGTTCGCCTGATTCGATGGGCCGGTGGTCAGCCCCGCGTGAGTTCGAGCATCGCGATCTCGGGCGGGGCGGCCACCCGCACCGGTGGACCCCACGCGCCGGCACCGCGGGTGGTGTACAGCGTGGTGTTGCCGATCGTGTCCAGCCCTTCGACACTGGGCTGCTGCAGCGGCACCAGATAGCGGATCGGCCAGATCTGGCCACCGTGTGTGTGCCCGGACACCTGCATGTCGACTCCGAAGTCCGATGCCTCCAAGGCTTGCTTCGGTTGATGTGCCATCAGTAGTACGAATCTATCGGAATCGATCCCGTCCAATGCCGCAGCGAGATCGGGTTCGTACGGAGCCGGTGCGGTGGCGTCGTTGATGCCGGCGATATCGATTGCAGCGTCGCCACGAGTGATCGTCGTGCGTTCGTTTCGCAGCACGTCGATGCCGAGCGTGGCCCAGAAGTCGAGCCATTCGCCGCCGTCGCCCGCATAGAACTCGTGATTGCCGCTGACGGCGAACACTCCCAGCGGCGCGTCGAGGTCGCGAAGCGGCTCGAGATCTTCTCCCACCAGAGCAACCGTGCCGTCGATGAGATCGCCGTCGAGTAGCACGACATCGGGATTCTGGGCGTTGACCGAATCGACGACCGTACGAACGAATCCCGCACCGCGGGAGGGACCGGCATGCAGATCCGACACCAACGCCACTCGTACTCCGTCGAATTCGGCCGGCAGCCCGCCCAGCGCAACGGCGGTGTTCGTCACGCGCGGAGTCGCAGCTTCTACGAGTCCGTACCCCACTGCGGCAATGCTGACGAGCGCAGTGATCGCCGAGCCGACCCTCGACACCCGCAACCGTGCAGTGGCCGAATCGCGGCGCATCGTCGCGAAGACAACTCGAACGACTGTGCAGACGAGCCCGACGAGCACCGTTCCGAGGAACAGGTACAGCACGACGGCGAGCCAGGTGAGGCCGACGAACGCCGGACCGCGAGCCCAGGACGGATCGAAGACGACACCGCTGCCGAACCCGATCAGTGCGCACAGCCACAGAAGTAGCAACAGCACATCCGCCGGCCGCTTCAGGCGAGTAGGTGCTCCGGTGACGGACAGGAACCGCCAATGGAGAAAGAGGGTGACGAGTAGCAGGAAGACGCC
The nucleotide sequence above comes from Rhodococcoides fascians A25f. Encoded proteins:
- a CDS encoding MerR family transcriptional regulator, whose product is MQPGLFPDDSVPDELVGYRVPSACQIAGITYRQLDYWARTGLVVPSIRGAAGSGSQRLYSFKDMLVLKIVKRLLDTGISLQNIRVAVDHLRQRGVGDLANITLFSDGTTVYECTSAEEVVDLLQGGQGVFGIAVNGAMRELTGTIADFPAERADGGESQPSPEDELASRRKNRASRKTG
- the odhI gene encoding oxoglutarate dehydrogenase inhibitor Odhl — translated: MSQNDNDSNYGESPAETTSVFRADFLQELDNSAAAQSTEAPVSGVEGLPVGAALLVVKRGPNAGSRFLLDQPTTSAGRHPDSDIFLDDVTVSRRHAEFRQDEDDFQVVDVGSLNGTYVNREPVDSAVLANGDEVQIGKFRLVFLTGPRGGNGSQVGDASAGAGSQ
- the ftsR gene encoding transcriptional regulator FtsR, which codes for MTAVGQQSNGGMSIGSVLDRLRPDFPDVTISKIRFLEAEGLISPERTPSGYRRFSIADCERLRFVLTAQRDQYLPLKVIKEQLEAIDHGVATVERADASVKRPRSLTLAAGEVSPEEFLPDREVRISKADLLAQAGIDDAFLTELLRSGLITPGQAGFYDDGAVTLARTAHAMLQFGLEVRHLRAFKLAADREAGLVAQIAGPVAKGRDAGARDRAEEMIRELAALSLTLHTCLVKAAVRGALDR
- a CDS encoding bifunctional nuclease family protein: MSEMRVVGIRVEQPQNQPVLLLREADGDRYLPIWIGQTEAAAIALEQQGVQPARPLTHDLVKNLISALGRELKEVRIVDLQEGTFYADLVFDKDVRVSARPSDSVAIALRAGVPIFAEEPVLAEAGLIMPDEREDEVEKFKEFLESVSPDDFKATDG
- the gcvH gene encoding glycine cleavage system protein GcvH codes for the protein MSDIDTPADLYYTPEHEWVQRTGPAAVRIGITDFAQSQLGDVVFVQLPAVGDTVTAGESLGEVESTKSVSDVFSPLTAKVIGVNQDLDGEPEKVNSGPYTGGWLIDLEVSSPEELDAALAQMLDAAGYALITAE
- a CDS encoding DUF881 domain-containing protein; translated protein: MTARTGRHGWRARALDTDRRRRGTAFGILALALLCVLGIGIATQVRETSTSDNLENSRPEDLLVVLDTLTRREASIRDEISTLQATLATLRQSGSGSEAAVAEAQERLSALSIQVGTVAAQGPGVTLVVDDPNSGVGSEVLLDAMQELRAAGAEALQIEGGGSAVRIGVDSWIAGPAGRVVVDGRELRAPYTFTAIGDSPTLASALNIPGGVVDTVTRNGASSNITQSDQVTVSALRDPRPRQYAQPGN
- a CDS encoding metallophosphoesterase; this encodes MSRVLFVGVFLLLVTLFLHWRFLSVTGAPTRLKRPADVLLLLLWLCALIGFGSGVVFDPSWARGPAFVGLTWLAVVLYLFLGTVLVGLVCTVVRVVFATMRRDSATARLRVSRVGSAITALVSIAAVGYGLVEAATPRVTNTAVALGGLPAEFDGVRVALVSDLHAGPSRGAGFVRTVVDSVNAQNPDVVLLDGDLIDGTVALVGEDLEPLRDLDAPLGVFAVSGNHEFYAGDGGEWLDFWATLGIDVLRNERTTITRGDAAIDIAGINDATAPAPYEPDLAAALDGIDSDRFVLLMAHQPKQALEASDFGVDMQVSGHTHGGQIWPIRYLVPLQQPSVEGLDTIGNTTLYTTRGAGAWGPPVRVAAPPEIAMLELTRG
- the gcvP gene encoding aminomethyl-transferring glycine dehydrogenase encodes the protein MTDRTASSAHTFVDRHIGPDATELVRILHTIGVDDLDELARKAVPSSILDTVVDGVPDGLATLPQALSEHEVLAALADLAGQNTVATSMIGLGYYDTLTPPVLTRGILENPAWYTAYTPYQPEISQGRLEALLNFQTMVSDLTGMDVANASMLDESTAAAESMTLMRRANRASKSPRLLVDSDIFPQTAAVLATRAEPLGIELVYADLADGLPDGEFFGVLTQLPGASGRLVDHTATIESAHERGALVAVGVDLLAATVVTPPGEIGADVCFGTTQRFGVPMGYGGPHAGYLAVRSGHSRQLPGRLVGVSLDADGHRAYRLALQTREQHIRREKATSNICTAQVLLAIVAAMYASYHGADGLRAIATRVNMHARSLAAGLQEAGVEVVHTDFFDTVLVAVPGRAKAVTDDAKQRGINVRLVDADHVAVACDEATSSDTIAGVLAAFGAEPAGSGAESVPANMARTSDYLTHPAFTRYRTETAMLRYLRALSDKDIALDRSMIPLGSCTMKLNATAEMESITWPQFARQHPFAPSSDVPGLLRVIDDLERWLVDITGYDAVSLQPNAGSQGEYAGLLAIRRYHLANGDAERVVCLIPSSAHGTNAASAVMVGMRVVVVACRPNGDVDVDDLRAKIAEHADTLAAIMITYPSTHGVYEHEISEICAAVHDAGGQVYVDGANLNALVGLARPGRFGGDVSHLNLHKTFCIPHGGGGPGVGPIGVRSHLQPHLPGHPFAPQLGSGPTVSGAPYGSASILTITWAYIAMMGATGLRQATLTAIASANYIARRLDEYFPVLYTGDNGMVAHECILDLRGLTKDTGVTVDDVAKRLADYGFHAPTMSFPVPGTLMVEPTESENLEEIDAFCDAMIAIRAEIDRVGSGEWTVDDNPLRGAPHTAQCLVADWDHPYSRELAAYPAGYDRPKVWPAVRRIDGAHGDRNLVCSCPPIEAFA